In a single window of the Lineus longissimus chromosome 4, tnLinLong1.2, whole genome shotgun sequence genome:
- the LOC135486855 gene encoding SPRY domain-containing SOCS box protein 3-like, which produces MVQSYKLPFDMKDCCQENWSWNRQDKSHEVRLYGSGGKTAHFHPNWSNGTAGCRGTMVLNYGRHYWEVNVSQRIFGTSMMFGIGTKKARLHIDAFVNMLGEDGHSWGLSHKGLLWHNGKWRQYTKPFRENEATTIGILLDWYAGTLTYYKDGVSLGVAFTGLNKLDEDLYPVICSTAAKTEMSLGRTIRGFYDLQDRCRAAILAKTDDENIIDELPLPNRMKTYLKEALS; this is translated from the coding sequence ATGGTGCAATCGTACAAGCTTCCCTTCGATATGAAGGATTGTTGTCAGGAAAACTGGAGTTGGAATCGCCAAGATAAATCGCACGAGGTTCGGCTCTACGGGAGCGGGGGCAAGACGGCCCATTTTCATCCGAATTGGAGCAACGGGACTGCAGGTTGCAGAGGGACAATGGTGCTCAACTACGGCAGACATTACTGGGAGGTAAATGTTTCTCAACGTATTTTCGGCACAAGTATGATGTTTGGCATCGGGACCAAGAAGGCCCGGTTGCATATAGACGCTTTTGTGAACATGTTGGGCGAAGATGGCCACAGTTGGGGACTCTCCCATAAAGGTCTGTTATGGCACAACGGAAAATGGCGACAATACACGAAGCCATTTCGAGAAAACGAAGCCACGACCATCGGCATCCTACTCGACTGGTACGCGGGAACTTTAACGTATTACAAGGACGGCGTGTCTTTGGGTGTCGCTTTTACCGGACTCAACAAGTTAGATGAAGATCTGTACCCCGTCATCTGTTCGACTGCTGCAAAGACTGAGATGTCACTTGGACGGACCATCCGAGGTTTCTACGATCTCCAGGACCGATGCAGAGCAGCCATCTTGGCGAAAACGGACGATGAAAACATCATAGATGAACTTCCACTCCCGAATCGGATGAAGACATACTTGAAGGAGGCACTCAGCTGA